In a single window of the Neospora caninum Liverpool complete genome, chromosome VIIa genome:
- a CDS encoding putative oocyst wall protein COWP, which yields MKLAFSAACVAALSSETLVKLALANPGVPPVPSCPPGFALEQRGCVRTRQVPPIMRCAKKSVLAGNECVATDYAPSVEVCPEGFIEKNRKCRRVINAQPELGCKPGFTLQNGGDCIRVVEDDIITRCPPKSKHTSKGCVTVEKLDAVPNCPPGYELKKNACIRVEDIEPVPSCPQGFRIEKGACVRTGAVPPKVSCPKGYKRQDNGCVLFEKYDLDAFCPEGEYDGKKHCRKVTLQPPLPHCPPGFTFENGECVRVQEDIARLECDKGFALHGNRCVKEITVAAELQCPPGAMLMKDKCVTLTTEKPALTCPDKFIMADGICKSADVRPAEFSCPKGYTIDRVTGGCTRSTTAKPALSCERGELKKGECSMIQTVPAETACISGGTLTPEGCLFVDTAPLSHRCGTNFKMDIKGQCSTVETIEPEYICPPGFVRSGTKKATCERFLTSPPAIKCPAGFEPAGTKCMKTTLVEPIAACPQGFVFHEGACIPYKANGKKKL from the exons TCCCTCCGGTGCCATCCTGTCCACCAGGTTTCGCGTTGGAACAGAGAGGTTGCGTGAGGACCAGACAGGTTCCACCCATTATGCGGTGCGCGAAGAAGTCTGTTTTGGCGGGGAACGAATGCGTGGCAACAGACTATGCTCCAAGCGTCGAGGTGTGCCCCGAGGGCTTCATCGAGAAAAACCGCAAATGCCGGAGAGTTATCAACGCCCAACCAGAACTCGGCTGTAAACCGGGTTTTACATTGCAGAACGGTGGCGATTGCATCCGAGTCGTAGAGGACGACATCATCACCCGCTGCCCTCCAAAGAGCAAACACACCAGCAAGGGATGTGTGACCGTGGAGAAACTCGACGCTGTTCCCA ACTGCCCACCAGGCTacgagctgaagaagaacgcATGCATCAGGGTGGAGGACATTGAACCGGTCCCTTCGTGTCCCCAGGGATTCAGGATTGAAAAAGGGGCGTGCGTCCGTACAGGTGCAGTGCCGCCTAAAGTCTCGTGCCCCAAAGGGTATAAACGACAAGACAATGGATGCGTACTTTTCGAGAAGTATGACCTCGACGCATTTTGCCCAGAAGGAGAATACGACGG GAAGAAGCACTGCCGCAAAGTTACGCTGCAACCGCCTCTTCCCCACTGTCCTCCTGGATTCACTTTCGAGAACGGCGAGTGCGTTCGCGTCCAGGAGGATATTGCGAGGCTGGAGTGTGACAAAGGATTTGCCCTGCACGGGAACAGATGCGTGAAGGAGATTACGGTCGCCGCGGAACTTCAGTGCCCGCCCGGCGCGATGTTGATGAAAGACAAGTGCGTGACTTTGACGACAGAAAAACCTGCTCTTACATGTCCAGATAAGTTTATCATGGCGGACGGGATCTGCAAGAGCGCAGATGTTCGACCTGCGGAATTTTCGTGTCCCAAGGGCTATACAATAGACAGAGTAACCGGTGGATGCACCCGATCTACCACGGCAAAACCCGCGCTTTCTTGTGAACGTGGAGAGCTGAAAAAAGGAGAATGTTCCATGATACAGACAGTCCCCGCAGAAACCGCCTGCATCTCCGGCGGAACGCTGACACCTGAAGGAtgtctcttcgtcgacaCAGCTCCTCTCAGCCACAGATGTGGCACGAACTTCAAAATGGACATCAAGGGCCAATGTTCGACAGTCGAGACCATCGAACCTGAGTACATTTGCCCTCCGGGGTTCGTTCGATCCGGAACCAAAAAGGCCACATGCGAGAGATTCCTGACTTCCCCGCCAGCTATCAAGTGCCCGGCGGGTTTTGAACCAGCCGGCACGAAGTGCATGAAGACGACGCTCGTCGAGCCCATAGCCGCCTGCCCTCAAGGGTTTGTTTTCCACGAAGGCGCTTGTATCCCCTACAAGGCGAACGGCAAGAAGAAGCTGTAG
- a CDS encoding endonuclease/exonuclease/phosphatase domain-containing protein has product MASSSVGRWLRRAFSSSVLPAAFACTDPGTHTRAASSVSLPPLSSPSPPCASPPLSSSGERKQNADTGPSASACTGDLQGEREADGPSAGRSVSQKADREKTEDARRSRASQKSEAAQKRERERKLRDQPTRTPTPEGVVVLHAHPLSASTSASLSPLSSYLSPSQPGDACGLCKPDDSSRSWLDVRKLKREVESHLRRATQGRGNASPQTCRHSGESRDGRTGNDVDRDIDEAPRNRQSVGNNTASVTNHDSQQTRNSDEWAMRVMTFNVLAESLTDYKYRYLDQNIVKWASRVNVIEGEIRRHRPAICCLQELDASHYRKRFLPFFRSLGYDGVYKQKTQGRADGVGTFWMRERFELLEQRSIEFRQHSKSLIDKPQVGLVVLLRERLDGAEVGEDRSALGRSQSEPPEVSAVPRSSSSRGALVAPCLVRHDSCPEAPGETFSSEPSSSKRRRAADPQGAPAKPRYSRGCSGDSRASLPAAQTLPRMVIVANTHLLFNSRRGDVKLAQLLLLLQEVCDLRRRALAMINAKLRETQRGASKSAHSGSARGSDARETASQGREAFDAPEADTACVARSGICRPLPLSPLEAGDQARDADDLLDDAELLVDVLLCGDFNFTPQSPLYQLVLRGTFDFAGLDHRKLSGQFLMERHAYRMDANGYHGRGATVVSSPLESQILSSLDPDRFVTSRGNPPFHHSHSVPRGLADPANSSCAASQKEKGGASGPSLKTVKPAGSQQWLQDLHKVLENMPVFDSLWAPRLTRSTSSPGGSSEDQLRRSRGDAASNAVITLPLQFNSAYALPTFDSKAPGASTHAPQVVMEEPAFTAYHGWQKGCIDYIFYHSKALDLWPCSDHYSLVTDFVKCTSRVSRDNCWGNAIN; this is encoded by the exons ATGGCGTCTTCCTCAGTCGGCAGGTGGTTAAGgcgcgccttttcctcctctgtgcTCCCTGCAGCATTCGCCTGTACTGACCCCGGCACGCACACCCGCGCGGCTTCGTCAGTCTCGCTGCCACCCttgtcttcgccgtcgcctccttgtgcgtcgccgcctctgtcttcttccggtgAGCGCAAGCAGAACGCGGATACAGGTCCGTCGGCTTCGGCATGCACAGGCGATCTCCAAGGCGAACGGGAAGCTGACGGTCCAAGTGCAGGCCGGAGTGTGTCGCAGAAGGCCGATCGAGAGAAGACTGAGGACGCGCGACGGAGTCGGGCGtcgcagaagagcgaagccgcacagaaacgcgagagagaaagaaaactgAGAGACCAACCGACGCGCACGCCGACCCCCGAAGGCGTCGTGGTCCTCCACGCACACCCGTTGTCGGCGTCGacttctgcctcgctctcgccgctctcttcttacctctcgccttcgcaaCCTGGCGACGCGTGTGGGTTGTGTAAACCCGACGACTCTTCGCGGAGTTGGCTAGACGTCCGCAAGCTAAAGCGCGAAGTCGAGTCTCACCTGCGTCGAGCAACTCAGGGACGAGGGAACGCCTCACCACAGACGTGTCGCCACAGTGGAGAGTCTCGCGACGGTCGGACTGGAAACGACGTAGACCGAGACATAGATGAGGCGCCAAGAAACCGTCAGAGCGTGGGGAACAACACGGCCTCGGTGACAAACCACGACAGCCAGCaaacgagaaacagcgaCGAATGGGCCATGCGCGTCATGACTTTCAACGTCCTCGCTGAATCTTTAACAGATTACAAATACCGCTACCTG GATCAGAACATCGTAAAGTGGGCAAGCAGAGTGAACGTGATTGAAGGCGAAATTCGCCGCCACCGACCAGCCATCTGCTGCTTGCAGGAGCTGGACGCGTCGCACTACCGAAAACGCTTCCTGCCG ttcttccgctctctggGCTATGACGGCGTCTACAAGCAAAAGACGCAAGGGCGAGCAGACGGCGTCGGGACTTTCTGGATGCGCGAGCGATTTGAGTTGCTTGAGCAGCGCAGCATCGAATTCCGGCAACACAGCAAAAG TTTGATTGACAAACCTCAAGTGGGTCTGGTGGTGCTTCTCCGAGAGCGTCTGGACGGGGCGGAAGTTGGCGAGGACCGCAGCGCCTTGGGTCGTTCGCAGTCGGAGCCGCCCGAGGTGTCTGCCGTGCCGCgatcttcctcctcgcgcgGGGCCTTGGTAGCTCCATGCCTCGTGCGCCACGACAGCTGCCCGGAAGCGCCAGGCGAGACCTTCTCTTCTGAGCCTTCCTCTTCaaagcgccgccgcgcggcAGACCCCCAGGGAGCCCCTGCGAAGCCGCGATATTCCCGCGGGTGCTCCGGAGACAGTCGCGCGAGTCTCCCCGCTGCACAAACCCTGCCCCGGATGGTCATTGTCGCAAACACGCATCTCCTGTTTAACAGTCGACGCGGGGACGTCAAGCTTGCgcagctgcttcttcttcttcaggaGGTCTGCGACTTGCGACGCCGAGCACTCGCGATGATCAACGCGAAGCTCCGAGAGACGCAACGAGGTGCGTCAAAGAGTGCCCACAGTGGCAGCGCGAGAGGgtcagacgcgcgcgagacagcgagtcAGGGGCGCGAGGCGTTCGACGCACCAGAGGCGGACACCGCGTGTGTCGCGAGGAGCGGGATTTGTCgcccgctgcctctctcgccgttgGAGGCGGGCGACcaggcgcgagacgccgacgacCTGCTCGATGATGCCGAGTTGCTTGTCGACGTCCTGCTCTGCGGAGATTTCAATTTCACGCCCCAGTCGCCTCTCTACCAACTCGTGCTTCGTGGAACTTTCGACTTTGCCGGTCTCGACCACCGGAAACTCTCAG GGCAGTTTCTGATGGAGCGACACGCGTACCGGATGGATGCAAACGGCTACCACGGCAGAGGCGCGACCGTTGTCAG CTCTCCTTTAGAGTCACAAATCTTGAGCAGCCTCGACCCAGATCGCTTTGTCACAAGCCGAGGAAATCCACCTTTCCACCATTCGCACAGCGTCCCACGTGGGCTGGCCGATCCCGCGAACTCGAGCTGCGCGGCCTcgcaaaaggagaaaggcggcgcgTCGGGCCCCTCGCTGAAAACCGTAAAGCCTGCCGGCTCTCAGCAGTGGCTCCAGGACCTACACAAAGTTCTCGAAAATATGCCTGTGTTCGACTCACTCTGGGCGCCACGCTTGACGAGATCCACGTCCTCCCCCGGCGGTTCCAGTGAGGATCAGCTGAGGAGGTCCAGAGGGGATGCGGCTTCGAATGCCGTCATCACCCTGCCTCTCCAGTTCAACAGCGCCTACGCACTGCCCACCTTCGACA gcAAAGCACCCGGGGCATCAACCCATGCGCCACAGGTGGTAATGGAGGAACCTGCCTTTACCGCTTACCACGGGTGGCAAAAGGGCTGTATAGATTACATCTTTTACCATTCAAAAGCTCTAGAC CTCTGGCCGTGCTCCGACCATTACTCATTGGTCACGGACTTTGTCAAATGCacgtcgcgcgtctctcgcgacaATTGCTGGGGAAATGCGATCAACTAA